One window of the Salvia splendens isolate huo1 chromosome 1, SspV2, whole genome shotgun sequence genome contains the following:
- the LOC121806507 gene encoding far upstream element-binding protein 1-like isoform X2, whose amino-acid sequence MADESVITPPEASPAASAAGDGLKRKLEDIEHSDAPAAVTEPENCSDIDALKNGLQEEGNGGVDESEAKRPRLESNGDDVAEADGSVPQNGHTEEGKEEEPEVEKEEETKEEKEVESKEEKEDEPKEESEKPETEDNNGQSMGVQVPVKEPHETATVETAPSDTEKTDVGSAEEAGQPNAESEEEPSNLPREGDVPVQSADRLPGSDTILSRKMEVPNDKVGVLIGKAGDTIRSLQDNSGAKIQIVRDADADPLAVSRPLELVGTLESINRAERLIKGVIAEADAGGSPSLVARGFNTAQAASGGELLEIQVPVEKVGLIIGKGGETIRNLQTRSGARIQLIQPNGPADQSSEKMVRVTGNKKQIDTAREMIIEVMNQTVSRPSPLSGGYNQQGYRPRGPLAPQWGPRSSHHAQFSGYDYPHRGQYPSQSSQYPPPYGNYPPPQAPRSNFGPSWEQRPPASMHGPPPQGSYNYGQQQGPGYGHSAPYPQAPSQPYGHGYNEAKYDHPASAQHYGHMSSQPTPYAQGGAHSGYGHQDQYNKPPMYGVQPQAPHSESYGQPRPNQPGEAPYQGPGSATQPYGQNMPSQQSYPYVSSAPMQQSYPSYGGTTDGYGQTPTTASASAYPPQGGQPGYGQPGAQQPPAYSQAAPVAAGYGSYPTAQPGYAEQPAANNTTYGYQGPTDPAYGATQATAAYPATAAAQSGYAQTQPTYDQSGGYGNVPTAAAAAYGKSASPKAAYQQYDSSQMYGAHH is encoded by the exons ATGGCGGATGAGAGCGTGATCACGCCGCCAGAAGCTAGCCCCGCTGCATCCGCCGCCGGAGATGGCCTCAAGAGGAAGCTCGAAGATATTGAGCACAGCGACGCTCCTGCAGCGGTTACGGAGCCTGAGAACTGCTCGGATATTGACGCTTTGAAGAACGGATTGCAGGAGGAGGGGAATGGCGGTGTGGATGAATCTGAGGCTAAACGGCCCCGTTTGGAGAGCAATGGCGATGATGTTGCCGAGGCTGATGGTTCAG TTCCACAGAACGGACACACAGAAGAGGGGAAGGAAGAAGAACCTGAAgtggagaaggaagaagaaactaaagagGAGAAGGAAGTAGAATCTAAAGAGGAGAAAGAAGATGAACCTAAAGAGGAGTCTGAGAAGCCTGAAACTGAGGATAATAATGGCCAATCTATGGGGGTCCAAGTACCTGTCAAAGAGCCTCACGAGACGGCCACTGTAGAAACCGCTCCTAGTGACACTGAGAAAACGGATGTTGGAAGTGCTGAAGAAGCAGGGCAACCAAATGCAGAATCTGAAGAAGAGCCCTCCAATCTGCCGAGAGAGGGGGATGTTCCAGTTCAGTCTGCTGACAGGCTGCCAGGTTCAGATACAATACTGTCACGTAAAATGGAGGTTCCTAATGACAAG GTTGGAGTTCTAATAGGCAAAGCAGGGGATACAATTCGGTCACTGCAGGATAATTCTGGTGCCAAGATTCAAATTGTGAGGGATGCTGATGCAGATCCCCTAGCTGTATCCAGGCCTTTGGAACTAGTTGGAACCTTGGAAAGTATAAATCGGGCAGAAAGGTTGATAAAGGGCGTGATTGCAGAG GCTGATGCTGGAGGTTCACCCTCACTTGTTGCTCGAGGATTCAACACAGCTCAGGCTGCCAGTGGTGGTGAGCTACTTGAAATTCAAGTCCCAGTTGAAAAG GTTGGTTTAATAATTGGAAAGGGTGGAGAAACAATCAGAAACTTGCAGACAAGATCTGGGGCACGCATTCAG CTTATACAACCAAATGGTCCTGCCGACCAATCTAGTGAAAAGATGGTCCGTGTGACTGGTAACAAGAAGCAGATAGATACTGCCAGAGAAATGATCATAGAAGTTATGAATCAG ACCGTGAGCAGACCATCACCTCTCTCTGGTGGATACAACCAGCAGGGATATCGTCCACGCGGACCTCTTGCTCCACAATGGGGACCAAGGAGCTCTCATCATGCGCAATTCTCTGGTTATGATTATCCACACAGAGGACAATATCCTTCTCAGAGTTCACAATATCCTCCTCCATATGGTAACTACCCTCCACCACAGGCTCCGAGAAGCAACTTTGGTCCAAGCTGGGAGCAAAGACCTCCAGCATCAATGCATGGACCTCCACCTCAG GGCAGCTACAATTACGGGCAGCAGCAGGGCCCAGGGTATGGGCATTCAGCTCCTTACCCGCAAGCTCCTTCACAACCATATGGACATGGGTATAACGAGGCTAAATATGATCACCCTGCTTCCGCACAACATTATGGCCACATGAGCTCTCAGCCAACACCATATGCTCAGGGCGGTGCCCACTCGGGTTATGGTCATCAGGACCAATACAATAAGCCACCAATGTACGGCGTGCAGCCACAAGCACCTCATTCTGAGTCCTATGGTCAGCCTAGGCCTAATCAGCCTGGAGAAGCGCCTTACCAAGGCCCTGGCTCCGCCACTCAACCATACGGTCAGAACATGCCGTCTCAACAGTCTTACCCCTATGTGTCAAGTGCACCTATGCAACAAAGCTATCCTTCCTACGGGGGCACAACTGACGGATATGGGCAAACTCCCACTACAGCATCTGCTTCTGCATATCCTCCTCAAGGTGGTCAGCCCGGGTATGGTCAGCCGGGAGCTCAACAGCCACCAGCATATTCTCAGGCAGCACCTGTTGCAGCTGGTTATGGTTCATACCCTACAGCTCAACCTGGTTATGCCGAACAACCAGCTGCCAATAATACAACATATGGGTACCAAGGGCCCACAGATCCGGCTTATGGTGCTACCCAAGCAACAGCAGCTTATCCTGCAACTGCTGCTGCGCAGTCGGGCTATGCTCAAACTCAGCCTACCTACGATCAGTCTGGTGGCTATGGGAATGTTCCTACAGCAGCAGCTGCTGCTTATGGAAAGAGTGCGTCGCCCAAAGCTGCTTATCAACAATACGATTCCAGTCAGATGTACGGTGCACATCATTGA
- the LOC121806542 gene encoding cold-inducible RNA-binding protein-like isoform X3, which produces MARRVASELFVSRLSFYITTGELERLFSPFGLIEQVRLVKDPRTQRPKGFGFVKFVREIDAKNALKAMNGRIVNSRLIFVELAEATNPGESSS; this is translated from the exons ATGGCTAGAAGAGTTGCTTCAGAGTTGTTTGTAAGCA GGTTGTCGTTTTACATAACAACTGGGGAATTGGAGAGGTTATTCTCGCCCTTTGGCTTAATTGAACAAG TAAGGCTTGTCAAAGATCCTAGGACCCAACGGCCAAAAGGTTTCGGTTTTGTCAAATTTGTGCGTGAAATAGATGCTAAAAATGCACTCAAGGCTATGAATGGCAGG ATAGTGAATAGCAGGTTGATTTTTGTGGAATTAGCAGAAGCTACAAATCCCGGGGAGTCATCTTCCTGA
- the LOC121806542 gene encoding protein FATTY ACID EXPORT 2, chloroplastic-like isoform X1 has translation MGEFLAFSQSALLLLPTSPLRSSRKHHLLTSCSRSSLSVTTPVAHLSKKHSMFPTSHGGRNQCSWRTVAGLVSDSKVPTTFTVDSAGEGIDILPDSGGSDNIIGGAGGNGGGGGGGGNDGNNGGEGNEDESHEKRRGMSMSQKLTLGYAALVGIGGAMGYLKGGSQKSLIAGGVSASVLVFVYTMLPTNPFLASSVGLLLSASLLGVMGLRFKKSGKIFPTGIVTFVSLVMTGGYMHGILHGLH, from the coding sequence ATGGGAGAATTCTTGGCATTTTCTCAGTCGGCTCTGCTGTTATTACCCACATCTCCACTCCGCTCTTCAAGGAAACATCATCTTCTCACCAGTTGCAGCCGGTCATCACTATCAGTAACTACACCTGTTGCTCACCTGTCAAAAAAGCATAGTATGTTTCCCACTTCTCATGGTGGGCGAAACCAATGTTCTTGGAGGACTGTAGCTGGACTCGTCTCGGACTCCAAGGTGCCTACTACCTTTACAGTTGATTCAGCTGGGGAAGGCATTGATATTCTACCAGACTCTGGGGGTTCTGACAACATCATTGGTGGAGCTGGTGGCaacggtggtggtggaggtggaggtggaaatgATGGTAATAACGGAGGcgaaggaaatgaagatgagagCCATGAGAAAAGGAGAGGCATGTCGATGTCCCAGAAACTTACACTAGGCTACGCTGCCTTGGTTGGAATCGGTGGAGCAATGGGATATCTCAAGGGTGGAAGCCAGAAGTCACTAATCGCGGGTGGAGTGTCAGCATCAGTACTGGTTTTCGTGTACACCATGCTCCCGACAAACCCTTTTCTGGCATCTTCAGTCGGTCTTCTTCTCTCCGCATCTCTTCTTGGAGTGATGGGATTGCGTTTCAAGAAGTCGGGGAAGATCTTTCCAACTGGTATCGTCACATTTGTTTCGCTAGTCATGACTGGGG
- the LOC121803087 gene encoding flowering-promoting factor 1-like, whose protein sequence is MSGVWVFKNNGVMQLVENPGADHAEGRRGSGSSTSKRKVLVHLPSGQVVSSYNLLDQILRDLGWERYYGGDPDLYQFHKRSSIDLISLPKDFNKFNSIYMYDIVVKNPNIFHVRDM, encoded by the coding sequence ATGTCTGGTGTCTGGGTATTCAAGAACAATGGAGTCATGCAACTTGTTGAGAACCCGGGAGCCGACCATGCTGAGGGGAGGCGTGGCTCCGGGAGTTCCACCTCCAAGCGGAAGGTGCTGGTGCACCTTCCGTCTGGACAAGTGGTGTCGTCGTACAACTTGCTCGACCAAATCCTGAGGGATTTGGGGTGGGAGAGGTACTATGGAGGCGACCCCGACCTCTACCAATTCCACAAACGCTCCTCCATCGACCTCATCTCTCTCCCCAAAGACTTCAACAAGTTCAACTCCATTTACATGTATGACATCGTTGTCAAGAACCCTAATATCTTTCATGTCCGAGACATGTAG
- the LOC121806542 gene encoding protein FATTY ACID EXPORT 2, chloroplastic-like isoform X2: MGEFLAFSQSALLLLPTSPLRSSRKHHLLTSCSRSSLSVTTPVAHLSKKHSMFPTSHGGRNQCSWRTVAGLVSDSKVPTTFTVDSAGEGIDILPDSGGSDNIIGGAGGNGGGGGGGGNDGNNGGEGNEDESHEKRRGMSMSQKLTLGYAALVGIGGAMGYLKGGSQKSLIAGGVSASVLVFVYTMLPTNPFLASSVGLLLSASLLGVMGLRFKKSGKIFPTGIVTFVSLVMTGGYMHGILHGLH, from the coding sequence ATGGGAGAATTCTTGGCATTTTCTCAGTCGGCTCTGCTGTTATTACCCACATCTCCACTCCGCTCTTCAAGGAAACATCATCTTCTCACCAGTTGCAGCCGGTCATCACTATCAGTAACTACACCTGTTGCTCACCTGTCAAAAAAGCATAGTATGTTTCCCACTTCTCATGGTGGGCGAAACCAATGTTCTTGGAGGACTGTAGCTGGACTCGTCTCGGACTCCAAGGTGCCTACTACCTTTACAGTTGATTCAGCTGGGGAAGGCATTGATATTCTACCAGACTCTGGGGGTTCTGACAACATCATTGGTGGAGCTGGTGGCaacggtggtggtggaggtggaggtggaaatgATGGTAATAACGGAGGcgaaggaaatgaagatgagagCCATGAGAAAAGGAGAGGCATGTCGATGTCCCAGAAACTTACACTAGGCTACGCTGCCTTGGTTGGAATCGGTGGAGCAATGGGATATCTCAAGGGTGGAAGCCAGAAGTCACTAATCGCGGGTGGAGTGTCAGCATCAGTACTGGTTTTCGTGTACACCATGCTCCCGACAAACCCTTTTCTGGCATCTTCAGTCGGTCTTCTTCTCTCCGCATCTCTTCTTGGAGTGATGGGATTGCGTTTCAAGAAGTCGGGGAAGATCTTTCCAACTGGTATCGTCACATTTGTTTCGCTAGTCATGACTGGGGGCTATATGCATGGAATTCTTCACGGTCTACACTGA
- the LOC121806521 gene encoding coatomer subunit gamma-like isoform X2, whose product MIAILKKSEAAAILSSAVNLYRFQDVHLRRLFHLIARDLCPIADEVSLVTGALLKDVNTGNVAYRGNAIRLLYHITNDTSLNKVVKLLHEALCDENPTLQIASLVCSINMLKRDPRMVITIDQVYPEDTVFTKGKHVQFHAIYLEFVMGELRHTREVRRQRFYLIWEKFARLFSWCSSPLGTYILIRRIRQVARVRPIYWSQDTYECIQSCINAKDKTVAIEGFRTLEGVVGIASCIIEDNIDVMRPNLRSHQPVVRFSAHRALHKVGIVHNLGLDLNLFNLRVEKFNHREDVPDPDQVSQVIKSQSFVVKEASTHHCNLRRVGHNV is encoded by the exons ATGATCGCGATATTAAAAAAG AGTGAAGCTGCAGCTATACTTTCATCTGCTGTTAATCTGTATCGTTTCCAAGATGTTCATTTGAGAAGATTGTTTCATCTAATTGCAAGGGATCTTTGCCCTATTGCAGATGAG GTTTCTCTGGTTACTGGTGCCTTACTTAAAGACGTCAACACCGGTAATGTTGCATATCGGGGGAATGCTATTCGTTTGCTTTATCATATCACGAATGACACATCCTTGAACAAAGTTGTGAAACTCCTCCATGAGGCTCTTTGTGACGAAAATCCTACTCTTCAGATTGCTTCCCTTGTGTGTTCAATCAATATGCTAAAG AGAGATCCAAGGATGGTCATCACAATCGATCAAGTATACCCTGAAGACACTGTTTTCACTAAAGGAAAACACGTTCAGTTCCATGCCATATATCTAGAATTTGTG ATGGGAGAATTACGTCATACGCGAGAAGTACGTCGTCAACGATTCTACTTAATATGGGAAAAATTCGCTAGGCTCTTCTCTTGGTGTTCTTCGCCATTGGGGACTTACATCCTGATTCGCCGTATTCGTCAG GTTGCACGAGTTCGGCCTATCTATTGGAGTCAAGATACCTATGAATGCATACAGTCTTGTATCAATGCTAAAGATAAAACGGTGGCAATAGAAGGATTCCGGACACTGGAAGGGGTGGTAGGCATAGCTAGTTGTATAATTGAAGACAACATAGATGTTATGCGCCCAAATCTTCGTTCTCACCAGCCTGTGGTGAGGTTTAGTGCTCACAGGGCATTGCATAAG GTGGGGATTGTGCACAATCTTGGTTtggatttgaatttatttaatttacgtGTGGAGAAATTTAACCATCGT GAGGATGTGCCTGACCCTGATCAGGTATCTCAAGTCATTAAATCTCAGTCCTTTGTAGTCAAGGAAGCTTCAACTCATCACTGCAACCTTAGGAGAGTAGGGCACaatgtataa
- the LOC121806507 gene encoding far upstream element-binding protein 1-like isoform X1 — protein sequence MADESVITPPEASPAASAAGDGLKRKLEDIEHSDAPAAVTEPENCSDIDALKNGLQEEGNGGVDESEAKRPRLESNGDDVAEADGSAVPQNGHTEEGKEEEPEVEKEEETKEEKEVESKEEKEDEPKEESEKPETEDNNGQSMGVQVPVKEPHETATVETAPSDTEKTDVGSAEEAGQPNAESEEEPSNLPREGDVPVQSADRLPGSDTILSRKMEVPNDKVGVLIGKAGDTIRSLQDNSGAKIQIVRDADADPLAVSRPLELVGTLESINRAERLIKGVIAEADAGGSPSLVARGFNTAQAASGGELLEIQVPVEKVGLIIGKGGETIRNLQTRSGARIQLIQPNGPADQSSEKMVRVTGNKKQIDTAREMIIEVMNQTVSRPSPLSGGYNQQGYRPRGPLAPQWGPRSSHHAQFSGYDYPHRGQYPSQSSQYPPPYGNYPPPQAPRSNFGPSWEQRPPASMHGPPPQGSYNYGQQQGPGYGHSAPYPQAPSQPYGHGYNEAKYDHPASAQHYGHMSSQPTPYAQGGAHSGYGHQDQYNKPPMYGVQPQAPHSESYGQPRPNQPGEAPYQGPGSATQPYGQNMPSQQSYPYVSSAPMQQSYPSYGGTTDGYGQTPTTASASAYPPQGGQPGYGQPGAQQPPAYSQAAPVAAGYGSYPTAQPGYAEQPAANNTTYGYQGPTDPAYGATQATAAYPATAAAQSGYAQTQPTYDQSGGYGNVPTAAAAAYGKSASPKAAYQQYDSSQMYGAHH from the exons ATGGCGGATGAGAGCGTGATCACGCCGCCAGAAGCTAGCCCCGCTGCATCCGCCGCCGGAGATGGCCTCAAGAGGAAGCTCGAAGATATTGAGCACAGCGACGCTCCTGCAGCGGTTACGGAGCCTGAGAACTGCTCGGATATTGACGCTTTGAAGAACGGATTGCAGGAGGAGGGGAATGGCGGTGTGGATGAATCTGAGGCTAAACGGCCCCGTTTGGAGAGCAATGGCGATGATGTTGCCGAGGCTGATGGTTCAG CAGTTCCACAGAACGGACACACAGAAGAGGGGAAGGAAGAAGAACCTGAAgtggagaaggaagaagaaactaaagagGAGAAGGAAGTAGAATCTAAAGAGGAGAAAGAAGATGAACCTAAAGAGGAGTCTGAGAAGCCTGAAACTGAGGATAATAATGGCCAATCTATGGGGGTCCAAGTACCTGTCAAAGAGCCTCACGAGACGGCCACTGTAGAAACCGCTCCTAGTGACACTGAGAAAACGGATGTTGGAAGTGCTGAAGAAGCAGGGCAACCAAATGCAGAATCTGAAGAAGAGCCCTCCAATCTGCCGAGAGAGGGGGATGTTCCAGTTCAGTCTGCTGACAGGCTGCCAGGTTCAGATACAATACTGTCACGTAAAATGGAGGTTCCTAATGACAAG GTTGGAGTTCTAATAGGCAAAGCAGGGGATACAATTCGGTCACTGCAGGATAATTCTGGTGCCAAGATTCAAATTGTGAGGGATGCTGATGCAGATCCCCTAGCTGTATCCAGGCCTTTGGAACTAGTTGGAACCTTGGAAAGTATAAATCGGGCAGAAAGGTTGATAAAGGGCGTGATTGCAGAG GCTGATGCTGGAGGTTCACCCTCACTTGTTGCTCGAGGATTCAACACAGCTCAGGCTGCCAGTGGTGGTGAGCTACTTGAAATTCAAGTCCCAGTTGAAAAG GTTGGTTTAATAATTGGAAAGGGTGGAGAAACAATCAGAAACTTGCAGACAAGATCTGGGGCACGCATTCAG CTTATACAACCAAATGGTCCTGCCGACCAATCTAGTGAAAAGATGGTCCGTGTGACTGGTAACAAGAAGCAGATAGATACTGCCAGAGAAATGATCATAGAAGTTATGAATCAG ACCGTGAGCAGACCATCACCTCTCTCTGGTGGATACAACCAGCAGGGATATCGTCCACGCGGACCTCTTGCTCCACAATGGGGACCAAGGAGCTCTCATCATGCGCAATTCTCTGGTTATGATTATCCACACAGAGGACAATATCCTTCTCAGAGTTCACAATATCCTCCTCCATATGGTAACTACCCTCCACCACAGGCTCCGAGAAGCAACTTTGGTCCAAGCTGGGAGCAAAGACCTCCAGCATCAATGCATGGACCTCCACCTCAG GGCAGCTACAATTACGGGCAGCAGCAGGGCCCAGGGTATGGGCATTCAGCTCCTTACCCGCAAGCTCCTTCACAACCATATGGACATGGGTATAACGAGGCTAAATATGATCACCCTGCTTCCGCACAACATTATGGCCACATGAGCTCTCAGCCAACACCATATGCTCAGGGCGGTGCCCACTCGGGTTATGGTCATCAGGACCAATACAATAAGCCACCAATGTACGGCGTGCAGCCACAAGCACCTCATTCTGAGTCCTATGGTCAGCCTAGGCCTAATCAGCCTGGAGAAGCGCCTTACCAAGGCCCTGGCTCCGCCACTCAACCATACGGTCAGAACATGCCGTCTCAACAGTCTTACCCCTATGTGTCAAGTGCACCTATGCAACAAAGCTATCCTTCCTACGGGGGCACAACTGACGGATATGGGCAAACTCCCACTACAGCATCTGCTTCTGCATATCCTCCTCAAGGTGGTCAGCCCGGGTATGGTCAGCCGGGAGCTCAACAGCCACCAGCATATTCTCAGGCAGCACCTGTTGCAGCTGGTTATGGTTCATACCCTACAGCTCAACCTGGTTATGCCGAACAACCAGCTGCCAATAATACAACATATGGGTACCAAGGGCCCACAGATCCGGCTTATGGTGCTACCCAAGCAACAGCAGCTTATCCTGCAACTGCTGCTGCGCAGTCGGGCTATGCTCAAACTCAGCCTACCTACGATCAGTCTGGTGGCTATGGGAATGTTCCTACAGCAGCAGCTGCTGCTTATGGAAAGAGTGCGTCGCCCAAAGCTGCTTATCAACAATACGATTCCAGTCAGATGTACGGTGCACATCATTGA
- the LOC121806521 gene encoding coatomer subunit gamma-like isoform X1, whose protein sequence is MLNTVISLIMKRDNDRDIKKDWSWSVIEKHVVLTEVRGFGDPHIDKARCLLIIKKLLYLLNQGEIFTKSEAAAILSSAVNLYRFQDVHLRRLFHLIARDLCPIADEVSLVTGALLKDVNTGNVAYRGNAIRLLYHITNDTSLNKVVKLLHEALCDENPTLQIASLVCSINMLKRDPRMVITIDQVYPEDTVFTKGKHVQFHAIYLEFVMGELRHTREVRRQRFYLIWEKFARLFSWCSSPLGTYILIRRIRQVARVRPIYWSQDTYECIQSCINAKDKTVAIEGFRTLEGVVGIASCIIEDNIDVMRPNLRSHQPVVRFSAHRALHKVGIVHNLGLDLNLFNLRVEKFNHREDVPDPDQVSQVIKSQSFVVKEASTHHCNLRRVGHNV, encoded by the exons ATGCTGAATACAGTGATATCTCTGATTATGAAGAGAGACAATGATCGCGATATTAAAAAAG ATTGGTCCTGGTCTGTGATTGAGAAACATGTTGTTTTAACTGAAGTTAGGGGTTTTGGTGATCCACATATTGATAAAGCTAGATGTTTGTTG ATCATCAAAAAGCTTCTGTATCTTCTCAATCAGGGTGAAATATTCACAAAG AGTGAAGCTGCAGCTATACTTTCATCTGCTGTTAATCTGTATCGTTTCCAAGATGTTCATTTGAGAAGATTGTTTCATCTAATTGCAAGGGATCTTTGCCCTATTGCAGATGAG GTTTCTCTGGTTACTGGTGCCTTACTTAAAGACGTCAACACCGGTAATGTTGCATATCGGGGGAATGCTATTCGTTTGCTTTATCATATCACGAATGACACATCCTTGAACAAAGTTGTGAAACTCCTCCATGAGGCTCTTTGTGACGAAAATCCTACTCTTCAGATTGCTTCCCTTGTGTGTTCAATCAATATGCTAAAG AGAGATCCAAGGATGGTCATCACAATCGATCAAGTATACCCTGAAGACACTGTTTTCACTAAAGGAAAACACGTTCAGTTCCATGCCATATATCTAGAATTTGTG ATGGGAGAATTACGTCATACGCGAGAAGTACGTCGTCAACGATTCTACTTAATATGGGAAAAATTCGCTAGGCTCTTCTCTTGGTGTTCTTCGCCATTGGGGACTTACATCCTGATTCGCCGTATTCGTCAG GTTGCACGAGTTCGGCCTATCTATTGGAGTCAAGATACCTATGAATGCATACAGTCTTGTATCAATGCTAAAGATAAAACGGTGGCAATAGAAGGATTCCGGACACTGGAAGGGGTGGTAGGCATAGCTAGTTGTATAATTGAAGACAACATAGATGTTATGCGCCCAAATCTTCGTTCTCACCAGCCTGTGGTGAGGTTTAGTGCTCACAGGGCATTGCATAAG GTGGGGATTGTGCACAATCTTGGTTtggatttgaatttatttaatttacgtGTGGAGAAATTTAACCATCGT GAGGATGTGCCTGACCCTGATCAGGTATCTCAAGTCATTAAATCTCAGTCCTTTGTAGTCAAGGAAGCTTCAACTCATCACTGCAACCTTAGGAGAGTAGGGCACaatgtataa